A window of Paremcibacter congregatus contains these coding sequences:
- a CDS encoding metallophosphoesterase — MKTIFKAITVGAALMTTVTACAVAQDDTIEFLAFGDSGYHLEYQKAKVHKNPVKTKEAYIAGFTEKYAEKNFPLDRLPPPPLEYSAAMGGYVMESGMTAVASGMKQYCTVEKCNFAVMLGDNIYPDGATLGTDGKDDATRFQDMFVEPFGDLGAAVKDFAIYVALGNHDWHTSREGALAQVDFMEKTRPFYMDGLFYTVKPPAGKGDVELFIVDTEVLLSSTTVYDARLDENGHPVSHTEVDDRDPWTVPATEAERNMAAWLEQSLKNSTAKWKFVIAHHPIWASAGSKFEQGKALAKLILPSMCKYADGYFVGHEHTLEVHTDNCQTALGTVAELPLPQILSGAASKQRPINPNFKAYQDKNNPQNEALWVQDMIYGFSHITLQGDMMTVKMMTTPNDGSYAPVEAFRHTFKRRSHLMSDKK, encoded by the coding sequence ATGAAGACCATCTTTAAAGCAATCACGGTTGGTGCTGCGTTGATGACAACGGTTACCGCCTGCGCCGTTGCGCAGGACGATACCATTGAGTTTCTGGCTTTCGGCGACAGCGGCTATCATCTTGAATACCAAAAAGCCAAAGTGCATAAAAACCCGGTCAAAACGAAAGAAGCCTATATTGCGGGATTTACCGAGAAATATGCGGAGAAGAATTTCCCGCTTGATCGATTGCCGCCGCCGCCACTGGAATACAGCGCGGCCATGGGTGGGTATGTTATGGAAAGCGGCATGACCGCCGTGGCGTCAGGGATGAAGCAATATTGCACGGTGGAAAAATGTAATTTCGCCGTAATGCTGGGGGATAACATCTATCCTGATGGCGCCACATTGGGCACAGATGGTAAGGATGATGCGACCCGGTTTCAGGACATGTTTGTGGAACCGTTTGGTGATCTTGGCGCGGCGGTAAAGGATTTTGCCATCTATGTGGCGCTGGGCAATCATGACTGGCATACGTCGCGGGAAGGCGCGCTGGCTCAGGTCGACTTTATGGAGAAAACAAGACCTTTCTATATGGATGGCCTGTTTTATACGGTTAAACCCCCGGCGGGGAAAGGCGATGTCGAGCTGTTTATTGTTGACACGGAAGTGCTGTTATCCTCAACAACCGTGTATGATGCCAGGCTGGATGAAAATGGTCATCCGGTAAGCCATACAGAAGTTGATGACCGCGACCCGTGGACTGTGCCGGCCACAGAGGCGGAACGCAACATGGCGGCATGGCTGGAACAGAGCCTGAAAAATTCGACCGCAAAATGGAAATTTGTTATCGCCCATCACCCGATTTGGGCGTCTGCGGGCAGTAAATTTGAACAGGGCAAGGCGTTGGCGAAACTGATCCTGCCGAGCATGTGTAAATATGCGGATGGATATTTTGTGGGTCATGAGCATACTTTGGAAGTCCACACGGATAACTGCCAGACGGCATTGGGGACAGTGGCGGAGCTTCCCTTGCCACAAATCCTGTCCGGCGCGGCCTCCAAACAACGACCGATAAATCCCAATTTCAAAGCCTATCAGGATAAGAACAATCCTCAGAATGAAGCGCTTTGGGTTCAGGACATGATTTATGGCTTTTCTCATATTACCCTGCAGGGCGATATGATGACGGTTAAAATGATGACAACGCCGAATGATGGGTCTTATGCGCCGGTCGAAGCGTTTCGGCATACTTTCAAGCGGCGCTCCCATCTGATGAGTGACAAGAAGTAA
- the iolE gene encoding myo-inosose-2 dehydratase, giving the protein MIKIGTNPIAWSNDDMQEIGGETSLQTCLQEAAAAGYAGIELGHKFPREAVALKAELAPHELDLISGWYSSFLLDRSAEDEIAHMQPHLALLKAMGCGVMVWAECSGAIHGDRLMPLSRRPRMAAADWEGFSQKLTQVANYLADQGVAMAYHHHMGTVIETEDEVCKLMEMTGDTVGLLLDTGHISFAGGNPGRLTEKFKHRIRHFHAKDIRSDVARAAVHQDKSFLEAVLDGVYTVPGDGNIDYRPLFYSLFGANYQGWVVVEAEQDPEKANPFIYARKGYDYLRQTLQETGFSIAGKKGDIE; this is encoded by the coding sequence ATGATTAAAATTGGCACTAATCCGATTGCATGGTCGAATGATGATATGCAGGAAATCGGTGGAGAGACATCATTGCAAACCTGTTTGCAGGAGGCCGCGGCGGCGGGCTATGCCGGGATTGAACTTGGTCATAAATTTCCGCGTGAGGCGGTGGCCCTGAAGGCGGAACTGGCCCCTCACGAACTTGATCTGATTTCCGGGTGGTACAGTAGTTTTCTGCTGGATCGTTCGGCGGAAGACGAAATTGCCCATATGCAGCCCCATCTGGCGCTCTTGAAGGCTATGGGCTGTGGTGTGATGGTCTGGGCCGAATGCAGTGGTGCTATTCATGGCGACCGTCTGATGCCCCTGTCGCGGCGGCCGCGTATGGCGGCGGCGGATTGGGAAGGCTTTAGTCAGAAACTGACACAGGTGGCAAATTATCTCGCAGATCAAGGGGTTGCGATGGCGTACCATCATCATATGGGCACGGTCATTGAAACGGAAGACGAGGTCTGCAAGCTGATGGAGATGACCGGCGATACGGTCGGGCTTCTTCTGGATACCGGACATATCAGTTTTGCCGGCGGGAATCCGGGACGGCTGACGGAAAAATTCAAACATCGTATCCGCCATTTCCATGCCAAGGATATTCGCTCGGACGTGGCCCGTGCAGCCGTGCATCAGGATAAGAGTTTTCTCGAGGCTGTTCTGGACGGGGTTTATACAGTGCCCGGGGACGGAAATATAGACTATCGGCCATTATTTTACAGTCTGTTCGGGGCGAATTATCAGGGCTGGGTCGTGGTGGAAGCGGAACAGGATCCGGAAAAGGCCAATCCGTTTATTTATGCCCGGAAAGGCTACGACTATCTGAGGCAAACATTACAGGAAACCGGCTTCTCTATTGCTGGAAAAAAGGGAGACATAGAATGA
- a CDS encoding APC family permease yields the protein MNTSSLHRTIGLKSAVFIIIGFIVGATIFVLPGSLAVEAGPAVFLAYLLASIPAIFACFVMAQVGGAFPVSGASFMIVSKVLSPYWGFIYLCLLVPMAAIIVPLIAFGFADYLQHFFPRTDVTITSITITLLFMITNCFGIDFAAKIQGILVVFFLLTLTIFGVGGVAQGDAELIKPFFPKGFSPVVLAAVTAYFSYSGVFVITEIAGEIKNPSRTIPRAIFISFAVILAIYTLVPLALVMTLPWASYADTSMAVVTAAEVFLPDWIVDLIAISALFAAATSINGLLMALSRDWFKGAEVNIFPKYFAKIDERRGVPVRAVLLVGLLSMAGIFIGGTITDYAQAAVLGIMVMQILTGIAVLRLPKLLPEVYEQAHFKLGPRALIFYSLGFIIFSAAFFLFLGAFSLTEVVIGVIYLCLCSLYFKIRIKTVQLKIQRQR from the coding sequence ATGAATACGTCTTCTTTACATCGCACTATTGGTCTTAAATCGGCCGTTTTCATCATTATTGGTTTTATCGTTGGTGCGACCATATTTGTATTGCCTGGGTCATTAGCCGTCGAGGCGGGGCCAGCAGTATTCCTGGCCTATTTACTGGCGAGTATTCCAGCCATCTTCGCATGCTTTGTCATGGCCCAGGTCGGCGGCGCATTCCCGGTAAGCGGCGCCAGTTTTATGATCGTCAGTAAAGTTCTATCACCATACTGGGGATTCATTTATCTTTGTCTACTGGTGCCAATGGCCGCGATAATTGTCCCTTTAATTGCGTTTGGCTTTGCAGATTATCTCCAGCATTTCTTCCCCCGCACAGATGTTACAATAACGTCCATAACAATCACCCTTCTCTTTATGATAACCAACTGCTTTGGGATAGATTTTGCCGCTAAAATTCAGGGTATTCTGGTGGTTTTCTTTCTTCTAACCCTGACCATATTTGGTGTGGGAGGCGTTGCCCAGGGAGATGCTGAGTTGATAAAACCTTTTTTCCCTAAAGGATTCTCACCTGTAGTTCTGGCGGCTGTTACCGCCTATTTTTCTTATTCAGGGGTTTTTGTAATCACGGAAATTGCAGGAGAAATCAAAAATCCCAGCAGAACCATTCCTCGGGCAATTTTTATCAGCTTTGCGGTTATTCTCGCCATATATACGCTGGTTCCTCTGGCTCTGGTCATGACGCTTCCTTGGGCATCTTACGCAGATACTTCTATGGCTGTGGTCACGGCAGCAGAAGTTTTTCTTCCTGACTGGATAGTGGATTTGATCGCAATCAGTGCTCTTTTTGCTGCGGCAACCTCCATCAATGGCCTGCTCATGGCCTTGAGCCGGGATTGGTTTAAAGGAGCAGAGGTTAATATATTTCCAAAGTACTTTGCTAAAATTGATGAGCGCAGAGGGGTACCGGTTCGTGCGGTTTTACTTGTCGGTTTATTGTCAATGGCGGGTATATTTATAGGGGGAACCATTACAGATTACGCACAAGCCGCCGTTCTGGGCATTATGGTCATGCAGATACTGACAGGGATTGCCGTTTTAAGGTTGCCGAAGCTGTTGCCGGAAGTTTACGAACAAGCTCATTTTAAACTGGGTCCTCGCGCGCTCATATTCTATAGCCTGGGGTTTATTATTTTTTCAGCGGCATTCTTTTTATTCCTCGGAGCATTTAGCCTGACAGAGGTTGTTATTGGGGTTATCTACTTATGTCTTTGCAGTTTGTATTTTAAAATAAGAATTAAAACCGTCCAATTGAAGATACAGCGTCAACGCTGA
- the iolD gene encoding 3D-(3,5/4)-trihydroxycyclohexane-1,2-dione acylhydrolase (decyclizing) has translation MKTIRLTTAQALVRYMMAQRVIVEERDLPLFAGTFAIFGHGNVAGMGEALYQVRDQFPTFRAHNEQAMAHAAIAYAKTRMRRQMMACTTSVGPGATNMITAAALAHVNRLPLLLLPGDVFANRRPDPVLQQIENFTDPTTVANDCFKPVSRYWDRITRPEQLITSLPQAIRTLTSPSDCGPVTLCLPEDVQAESYDYPAVFFERRYHDQLRPEPDRGELTRGLDILSRAKNPLIIAGGGVLYSGATDSLASFAERYMIPVAETQAGKGSLPWNHKSAVGAVGVTGSAAANELAREADVVFAVGCRLSDFTTGSRSLFQNPDVTLLGLNVCAFDSIKHRAEPLVCDAKVGLEKLDHGLSSTVSATRKAWYDRAYGLAQGWHEVTDQLTAKVDGDCPTDAQVVGAVQRSAGAQDVVVCAAGGLPGELHKHWRTDQPGGYHVEYGYSCMGYEIAGGLGVKMAKPDSTVFVVVGDGSYLMMNSEIATSVLLNRKLVIVVLDNGGFGCINRLQQGCGNESFNNLFAEGTRVDGEIPQVDFAAHAASLGAESTEVTDVAGLEQALKQARRHSKTSVIVIRTDAKTTTQEGGSWWDVPMAEVSSSEDVSAARQVYQDKIKHQKVDG, from the coding sequence ATGAAGACAATAAGACTAACCACAGCTCAGGCTTTGGTGCGTTACATGATGGCCCAGCGAGTGATCGTAGAAGAGCGCGATTTACCCTTGTTTGCCGGAACGTTCGCCATATTCGGTCACGGTAATGTGGCGGGGATGGGGGAGGCTCTCTATCAGGTCAGAGATCAGTTTCCCACCTTTCGGGCGCACAATGAACAGGCAATGGCCCATGCGGCCATTGCCTATGCCAAGACCCGGATGCGACGCCAGATGATGGCCTGCACCACCTCGGTGGGGCCGGGGGCCACGAACATGATAACCGCAGCTGCTTTGGCGCATGTCAACCGGCTGCCCCTTTTGCTGCTGCCGGGCGATGTTTTCGCCAACCGGAGGCCGGACCCAGTATTGCAGCAGATAGAGAATTTCACTGACCCCACGACTGTGGCCAATGACTGCTTCAAGCCGGTTAGTCGCTATTGGGACCGGATTACGCGGCCGGAGCAACTGATTACCAGCCTGCCACAGGCCATCCGGACGCTCACCAGTCCCTCAGATTGCGGGCCGGTGACCCTGTGTCTTCCGGAAGATGTTCAGGCGGAAAGCTATGACTATCCGGCGGTTTTCTTTGAACGCCGTTATCATGACCAGCTTCGGCCTGAACCGGACCGGGGGGAACTGACACGGGGGCTGGATATATTATCCCGGGCGAAAAATCCTCTGATTATTGCCGGGGGGGGCGTCTTATACAGCGGGGCAACCGATAGCTTGGCTTCTTTTGCAGAGCGTTATATGATTCCGGTGGCCGAAACCCAGGCCGGCAAGGGCAGTCTACCGTGGAATCATAAATCTGCAGTGGGGGCTGTGGGGGTTACCGGATCGGCGGCGGCCAATGAATTGGCGCGGGAAGCGGATGTTGTCTTCGCCGTCGGCTGCCGTCTGTCGGATTTCACGACAGGATCCCGTTCGTTGTTTCAAAACCCGGATGTTACGCTTCTGGGCCTGAATGTCTGCGCTTTTGACAGCATCAAGCATCGGGCGGAGCCATTGGTCTGCGACGCCAAGGTCGGGCTGGAAAAGCTGGATCATGGTCTGTCATCAACGGTTAGTGCCACCCGTAAAGCCTGGTATGACAGGGCGTATGGGCTGGCGCAGGGCTGGCATGAAGTGACCGACCAGCTTACGGCCAAAGTGGATGGGGACTGTCCCACCGATGCCCAGGTCGTGGGCGCAGTGCAGCGCAGTGCGGGCGCGCAGGATGTAGTTGTCTGCGCGGCCGGCGGTTTGCCGGGAGAGCTACATAAACATTGGCGTACTGATCAGCCCGGCGGTTATCATGTGGAATATGGCTATTCCTGCATGGGGTATGAGATCGCCGGGGGACTGGGGGTCAAAATGGCAAAACCGGACAGTACGGTTTTTGTTGTAGTGGGGGACGGGTCCTACCTGATGATGAACAGTGAAATTGCCACGTCCGTTTTGTTGAATCGGAAGCTTGTTATTGTGGTGCTGGACAATGGTGGTTTTGGCTGCATCAACCGTTTGCAGCAGGGCTGCGGCAATGAAAGTTTTAATAACCTGTTTGCGGAGGGGACGCGGGTTGACGGGGAAATCCCCCAGGTGGATTTCGCGGCCCATGCCGCCAGTCTCGGGGCTGAAAGTACCGAGGTCACGGATGTCGCCGGATTGGAACAGGCCTTGAAGCAGGCCCGGCGTCATAGCAAGACTTCGGTTATTGTGATCCGCACCGATGCGAAAACCACGACCCAGGAAGGGGGCAGCTGGTGGGATGTGCCCATGGCGGAAGTTTCGTCGTCAGAGGACGTCAGTGCCGCCCGTCAGGTCTATCAGGATAAAATAAAACATCAAAAGGTGGATGGATAA
- a CDS encoding 5-deoxy-glucuronate isomerase, whose amino-acid sequence MPLLDTYRAGFDLGLTHITRFDDSAEVTTIGVAVLKLAPTQTYVLTLENEMALLVMQGKLTADVDGTAYVFERHSLFDEQPSCIHAAKGVRVELRAETEVEFTLYQCENEKTFPTEVYLPDGGKDEHRGKGQVGDTCLRFVRTIFDDNNSHRNAELVLGEVITMPGKWSSYPPHSHPQPEIYHYRFTDPRGWGHAELGEDVMKVRPNDTVRIVDNKTHAQVAAPGYGMYYAWIIRHLPDDRYSIPKFEEQHQWIMDPDATYWQPKE is encoded by the coding sequence ATGCCTTTACTAGACACTTATCGCGCGGGTTTTGATCTGGGATTAACCCATATCACGCGTTTCGATGACTCGGCGGAGGTCACCACCATCGGCGTGGCTGTTCTCAAGCTGGCGCCGACGCAAACTTATGTACTGACCCTTGAAAATGAGATGGCCCTTCTGGTCATGCAGGGTAAGCTGACAGCTGATGTCGACGGGACGGCATATGTGTTTGAACGTCACAGCCTGTTTGATGAGCAGCCAAGCTGTATACACGCCGCCAAAGGTGTCCGGGTTGAACTGCGGGCCGAGACAGAGGTCGAGTTTACGCTTTATCAATGTGAGAATGAAAAAACTTTCCCGACAGAAGTTTATCTGCCTGATGGCGGCAAAGACGAACATCGGGGTAAAGGCCAGGTGGGTGATACCTGTTTGCGTTTTGTGCGTACGATTTTTGACGACAATAACTCGCACCGCAATGCGGAACTGGTTTTGGGGGAAGTGATCACCATGCCGGGGAAATGGTCGTCCTACCCCCCGCACAGTCATCCCCAACCGGAAATTTATCATTACCGTTTCACGGACCCTCGCGGATGGGGACACGCGGAACTGGGGGAGGATGTTATGAAGGTACGTCCCAATGATACGGTACGGATCGTCGATAATAAAACCCATGCCCAGGTCGCCGCGCCGGGCTATGGCATGTATTACGCCTGGATCATTCGTCATCTGCCCGATGACCGTTACAGCATCCCAAAATTTGAAGAACAACATCAATGGATCATGGATCCAGACGCCACATACTGGCAGCCGAAGGAATAG
- a CDS encoding bifunctional 5-dehydro-2-deoxygluconokinase/5-dehydro-2-deoxyphosphogluconate aldolase — protein sequence MTFSQTLDVICMGRAGVDLYGDQVGSRLEDMQSFSKYAGGCPTNIAIGTSRLGLKSALLSRVGNEHMGRFLRETLMREGVNTDALATDSERLTGLVVLGLRDRQTFPLIFYRENCADMALDSTDVNEEFIASAKALLVSGTHFSTENVDAASRLAMTYARKHNRHVVLDIDYRPVLWGLTGHDLGEQRFVPSRKVSEHIQSFLGDCTVIVGTEEEFHIAGGSEDTVSALQKVRTLTDAVLVVKLGAQGCAYFDGAIPTAIVEESIIPGFPIEVFNELGAGDAFMSGFLRGFLGGKDLKTACRYGNACGAIVVSRHGCSPASPSAEELDYFLAQGSAHFRLREDEDLNHIHWATTRKHALREIMAFAFDHRSQLVDIAGDREDVAGSIAAFKGLCLTAAIQVQDKYKNRGLGILCDGQFGEDTLAASAGRNLWVGRPIEVPGSRPLELVGGDDAGSSLRVWPEDHCIKCLVFYHPDDAEELKAAQERTVMTLFHSARKNGKELLLEIIPPKGAPRDEATVSDSLARFYDLGVKPDWWKLPAPLNAQEWDNLSEVITARDPYCRGVVMLGLDAPEDQIKQALSLAARQPVCKGFAIGRTIFGNAARAWFAGEATDEQAVMMMKESYDRLVAHWVSVRD from the coding sequence ATGACATTTTCTCAAACACTCGACGTAATCTGTATGGGTCGGGCAGGGGTAGACCTGTATGGTGATCAGGTGGGCAGCCGTCTGGAAGATATGCAGAGCTTTTCAAAATATGCTGGTGGGTGTCCGACGAATATCGCCATTGGCACCAGTCGCCTGGGATTGAAATCCGCGCTTTTAAGCCGGGTGGGCAATGAACATATGGGCCGTTTCCTGCGGGAAACCCTGATGCGTGAAGGTGTCAATACCGATGCTCTGGCCACGGATTCGGAACGGCTGACGGGCTTGGTGGTTCTCGGGCTACGTGACCGCCAAACCTTTCCTCTGATTTTTTATCGGGAAAATTGCGCCGATATGGCGTTGGATTCCACGGATGTGAATGAGGAATTTATTGCCTCCGCCAAGGCGTTATTGGTGAGTGGAACTCATTTCTCCACCGAAAATGTCGACGCCGCGAGCCGTCTCGCCATGACGTATGCTAGAAAGCATAACCGCCATGTGGTTCTGGATATTGATTATCGACCGGTGCTCTGGGGTCTGACCGGGCATGATCTTGGTGAACAACGTTTTGTGCCTTCCCGGAAGGTCAGCGAGCATATTCAGTCTTTCCTGGGGGACTGCACCGTGATTGTCGGCACAGAAGAAGAATTCCATATTGCCGGCGGCAGCGAGGACACGGTATCGGCTCTCCAGAAAGTGCGGACCCTGACGGATGCGGTGCTGGTGGTCAAACTGGGGGCGCAGGGCTGCGCCTATTTCGACGGTGCGATCCCGACGGCAATCGTAGAAGAGAGCATCATCCCTGGTTTTCCGATCGAAGTGTTTAATGAACTGGGGGCCGGCGATGCCTTTATGTCCGGTTTCCTGCGCGGGTTTCTCGGGGGCAAGGATCTGAAAACAGCCTGCCGTTATGGCAATGCCTGCGGGGCGATTGTTGTGTCCCGTCATGGCTGCTCTCCCGCCAGTCCCAGTGCCGAAGAACTGGATTATTTTCTCGCACAGGGCAGCGCCCATTTCCGTTTGCGCGAAGATGAAGACCTGAATCACATTCATTGGGCCACCACCCGGAAACATGCCTTGCGGGAAATTATGGCCTTCGCCTTTGATCATCGGTCCCAACTGGTGGATATCGCCGGGGATCGCGAGGATGTGGCCGGCAGTATCGCAGCGTTTAAAGGACTATGCTTGACGGCGGCGATACAGGTTCAGGATAAATATAAAAACCGGGGGTTGGGGATATTATGTGATGGCCAGTTCGGGGAAGATACCCTCGCCGCCTCAGCGGGGCGTAATCTTTGGGTCGGGCGGCCGATTGAAGTGCCGGGATCCCGGCCTCTGGAATTGGTGGGCGGCGATGATGCGGGGTCTAGCTTACGCGTCTGGCCGGAAGACCATTGCATTAAATGTCTGGTGTTCTATCATCCGGATGACGCCGAGGAGCTGAAGGCTGCGCAGGAGCGGACGGTGATGACCCTGTTCCACAGCGCCCGAAAGAATGGCAAGGAGCTGTTGCTGGAAATTATTCCGCCCAAAGGCGCGCCGCGCGACGAGGCGACGGTTTCGGATAGTTTGGCGCGTTTTTATGATCTGGGGGTGAAACCTGACTGGTGGAAACTGCCTGCGCCGCTGAATGCTCAAGAGTGGGACAATCTCAGTGAGGTGATTACCGCGCGGGACCCTTATTGTCGCGGGGTGGTGATGCTGGGGCTGGATGCGCCAGAAGACCAGATTAAACAAGCTCTCAGTCTTGCGGCCCGTCAACCGGTCTGTAAAGGTTTTGCCATTGGACGGACGATATTTGGCAATGCCGCCCGGGCCTGGTTCGCCGGAGAAGCCACGGATGAGCAGGCTGTCATGATGATGAAAGAATCTTATGACAGGTTGGTGGCGCATTGGGTTTCCGTGCGGGATTAA
- the iolG gene encoding inositol 2-dehydrogenase, translated as MYSIAIIGAGRIGAVHARNAYLHPGLDLRYIVDFQPTSAEDLATEFGTQAGTLDQVLADPQLDAVLIASPTSTHAEYIIKCAEAGKHIFCEKPIDLDLATSEACLQAVMQHEAKFLLGFNRRYDPDFARLKQTIEDGQIGELEMLQITSHDPAPPPVSYINQSGGLFKDMTIHDFDMARWLLGEPVSEIYAAGSCLVDPAIGDAGDIDSAKITLKTASGKLCSISNSRRAVYGYDQRIEAFGSKGLVKADNILCSHVAVWGDQGATKDRVQDFFIERYDAAYRIELDHFVNLLAGNCLPQTTIEDGVEALRLAEAAARSMQEGRAVTP; from the coding sequence ATGTATTCAATCGCAATCATCGGCGCTGGCAGAATTGGCGCCGTCCATGCACGGAATGCCTATCTTCATCCGGGCCTGGATCTCCGTTATATCGTCGACTTTCAACCGACGTCAGCAGAGGACCTCGCCACCGAATTCGGCACACAAGCCGGTACGCTTGATCAGGTCCTGGCCGACCCTCAACTGGATGCGGTGCTGATCGCCAGCCCGACGTCCACCCATGCAGAATATATTATTAAGTGTGCCGAGGCAGGCAAACATATTTTCTGCGAGAAGCCCATTGACCTCGACCTGGCCACCTCGGAAGCCTGCCTTCAGGCGGTGATGCAGCATGAAGCAAAATTCCTGCTGGGCTTTAACCGGCGCTATGATCCTGATTTCGCCCGACTGAAACAAACTATCGAAGACGGCCAGATCGGCGAGTTGGAAATGCTCCAGATTACCAGCCATGACCCTGCACCACCACCCGTATCCTATATCAATCAAAGCGGCGGCCTGTTTAAAGACATGACGATCCATGATTTTGATATGGCCCGCTGGCTGCTGGGCGAGCCGGTCAGCGAAATTTATGCCGCCGGCAGTTGTCTGGTTGACCCGGCCATCGGCGATGCTGGGGACATCGACAGCGCCAAGATTACGTTAAAAACGGCATCTGGCAAACTCTGCAGCATCAGCAACAGCCGCCGCGCCGTCTATGGCTACGATCAGCGTATCGAAGCCTTCGGCAGCAAAGGTCTGGTCAAAGCTGACAATATCCTGTGCTCCCATGTCGCCGTCTGGGGGGATCAGGGCGCAACCAAAGACAGGGTCCAAGATTTTTTCATCGAACGCTATGACGCCGCTTATCGGATAGAACTGGATCATTTTGTCAATCTTCTTGCCGGAAATTGCCTGCCCCAAACGACAATAGAGGATGGCGTTGAAGCCCTGCGGCTCGCCGAGGCCGCCGCCCGCTCCATGCAGGAAGGCCGGGCTGTCACCCCCTAA
- a CDS encoding TetR/AcrR family transcriptional regulator — protein sequence MARQPIGWLRTQANRNTRQEILQAAAMLFSKQGYVGTSLVDIAKIVGIKAPSLYNHFKTKNEILFTYIVDGINALYDVCLQNVTEAKDTAQDKLYAYVFSHTLSLLESQETSTLSGQHHLNENFMLPEQLEQTNALQKKQVRLLKDILMRGKSDGVFQITDITVTTFFIMGAVEHSIYWFQKEARLSEKDVAHLVAENALALVKKP from the coding sequence ATGGCACGACAACCCATAGGATGGCTACGCACACAAGCAAACCGAAATACCCGACAGGAAATTCTGCAGGCGGCCGCAATGCTTTTCTCCAAACAAGGTTACGTAGGAACAAGTCTTGTGGATATTGCAAAAATTGTCGGTATCAAAGCACCGTCTCTGTATAATCATTTTAAAACAAAAAATGAGATTTTATTCACCTACATCGTCGATGGTATAAATGCCTTATACGATGTTTGTCTGCAAAACGTAACAGAAGCAAAAGATACCGCCCAAGACAAACTTTATGCCTATGTATTTTCTCATACGTTATCTTTATTGGAAAGTCAGGAAACCTCTACATTAAGTGGCCAGCATCACTTGAATGAAAACTTCATGCTCCCGGAGCAATTGGAGCAAACCAACGCTCTTCAAAAAAAACAGGTCAGGTTATTAAAAGATATCCTCATGCGGGGGAAATCAGACGGGGTCTTTCAAATAACGGATATTACCGTAACAACTTTTTTCATTATGGGCGCCGTTGAACATTCCATCTACTGGTTCCAAAAAGAAGCAAGACTTTCAGAAAAAGATGTTGCTCATTTAGTAGCTGAAAATGCGCTCGCTTTAGTCAAAAAACCATAG